Proteins from a genomic interval of Sander vitreus isolate 19-12246 chromosome 6, sanVit1, whole genome shotgun sequence:
- the LOC144519766 gene encoding uncharacterized protein LOC144519766 isoform X11: protein MQCKVTLLDDTQFECELDKHAKVQELLTKVCDHVNLLERDYFGLCTWETPNSKTWLESTKEIRKQVSGAVYEFTFGVKFYPPDPAQLTEDLTRYFLCLQLRKDIMCGVLPCSFVTLSLLGSYTAQSELGEYDPELHGPDYVKELSLAPGQSKELEEKVMELHRTYRSMSPAQADILFLENAKKLAMYGVDLHQAKDLDGVDITLGVCSSGLMVYKDKLRINRFPWPKVLKISYKRSSFFIKIRPSEQEQYESTIGFKLPNYKASKKLWKVCVEHHTFFRVPTVEPPSSRRFLALGSKFRYSGRTQAQTRQASSMIDRPAPRFTRSASKRLSRNLDGAGDETLQFLQQLSASTRSEVDDWLLMLTSDKPQPSPEFPARGESEQTFIRPWEEGQSVHTVTVKWQNTETEQSGSQTTTQSVSQPWQELASDKQWQSRKADEWSALLTRLPPFPFVPPFDSVKEPAKLSLAKISSMDRLLQPALTQQDDWFLYFDRIFRLASVQHVDKPFLPVSPQAQFQVQVQEEDEQGMCVAEQELTSEDDIDRQQETMTLVRKLRVVDVLEKRLREVRDLDERLQEMDETAELLQEVIEEELGKEEVDKLRQEKDDMEQKERIQFEGLTETFLRKSVRTIDIKEDELEEQIKQVFLKGLVLEEEDGEVKQQSEKEVTDKMSDDGLREKLRQLEREWKDEVEEKLKSGSSDVSSTTSVVAYQKVELRTKKRVTIVEERGQNGIEKVQVQRDEMSEESLDKDGTLCKTEMLEEITEREVTERLQAEDQSQVADKDVWFILFDRPPCRAVFKPPVTTVERTQVDEGEYFNSQTEITTVEEKTEIIVEARQTREEEIWRVPEIPPPHTITERDDDWFVLLDAVPRETSYVPPVTLKGRDQMGAERFVSVSEEESREVVSEERKIIEEVPRHLQEIPQQPVTNRDDDWFVLLDVVPRKRPYVPPVTLTGRDQMGPESFVSVALAAAEEEIKEVVTIEESQRHLQEIPQQPLTDRDDDWFVLLDVVPREPSYVPPVAVAERVKMSPEERVSLVEITTIERREKRVEIMAEDTEIKVLSEKQVVALPQAVRAIEDDWFVLLDVPTRESSYVPPVTMVEYVQVYPEESVSTVAETITVESRKEAVVEEIVVQKEDRGQQKVSQPVRERDDDWFLLLDVVPRETSYVPPVSLAVPSQIHPSVQPQRIEVISIEQKLQHVDLKPIRLQPSQPLSERDDDWFVLFDAICEEAVILPSVTPVEIIPDMSKMFKVEVTTTETRTWKKMIIGVDSRQDVTHLSEIRTGKIALSSEREGGDDWFALFDIIREKPVFIPPVAVVERIVDVVAVTEPKPKFIMEDVRPPVKLVEMKPRPVDDDWFVQLNVAAKVPATVEERIRTHPEVRPAKEFAAVEQRARQRITIVEDMWQQTKAVQQKPRPAVREVEDNWFILLDMATKKSVAVPERIHFPAEVKVPTAVAKTRISERTPQFEKRILEERRPLTQTHVNDDWFVLLDVGLKESVVIPQKGTRPVSAPVFSQAALAEAGIPMDLLEQPQTSTPIRTSWQEERKLEVTVEAVEPSKIETVAEVKPAAWRDQREVDSSLITTINGDIQHKSEVTSTEVVRMRKKRAKKIEGDSIYERHSLLMLEEFNKPQEDLLRHHASISELKRNFMEAAPETRPSEWDKRLSTHSPFRTLGINGQPLPSADGSISFLCNGSATKTTHEETSSNLGFSGIPRPTVSHKSASDGVEAHGATVEEESCDQGEVVVFETSLVPILEVEMAQLPPSLDPCCKALDGTLEEDGSCTEVSECSGKIAGSFPASYFRGDGPQVVRCFQPPLVQTQTVTITAVSNSLPSGISTTEVPIVPTKSIIYESSKVAVDGTDEDKDNTTVSSSKTVTSETTSGTTVTTTTTHISKVVKVGSSETRMEKRIVITADSDIDQAEEKDGGASAL, encoded by the exons GTCTATGAGTCCAGCCCAGGCAGACATATTGTTTCTGGAAAATGCCAAGAAACTTGCCATGTATGGAGTTGACCTGCACCAAGCTAAG GATCTTGATGGTGTCGACATTACGCTGGGGGTTTGCTCTAGTGGTCTGATGGTTTACAAGGACAAGCTGAGGATCAACCGTTTCCCTTGGCCGAAAGTGCTCAAGATCTCTTACAAACGCAGCAGCTTTTTTATCAAAATTAGGCCATCAGAG CAAGAGCAGTATGAAAGCACAATTGGCTTTAAACTGCCCAACTACAAAGCCTCCAAGAAGCTGTGGAAAGTTTGCGTTGAACACCATACCTTCTTCAG AGTTCCAACAGTAGAGCCCccctcatcacgtcgcttccTCGCCTTGGGCTCTAAGTTCCGGTACAGTGGGCGTACTCAGGCCCAGACCCGCCAGGCCAGCTCCATGATTGACCGCCCAGCCCCTCGCTTCACACGCTCTGCGAGCAAGAGGCTGTCCCGTAATCTAGATGGag CTGGAGATGAAACTCTCCAGTTCCTGCAGCAACTCTCAGCATCAACCAGGTCTGAGGTTGATGATTGGTTGCTGATGCTGACATCTGACAAGCCCCAGCCTTCTCCTGAATTCCCAG CCAGAGGGGAGTCTGAGCAGACTTTCATTCGGCCCTGGGAAGAAGGGCAGTCTGTTCATACAGTCACAGTAAAATGGCAGAACACTGAGACTGAGCAGTCTGGCTCTCAAACCACcacccagtcagtcagtcagccttGGCAGGAGCTGGCATCGGATAAGCAATGGCAGAGCAGAAAGGCGGACGAGTGGTCTGCCCTGCTCACTCGTCTTCCTCCTTTTCCCTTTGTCCCACCTTTTGATTCTGTGAAAGAGCCAG CTAAGCTCAGCTTGGCAAAAATTAGCTCTATGGACCGGCTATTGCAACCAGCACTGACACAGCAAGATGATTGGTTCCTTTACTTTGACCGAATCTTCCGACTAGCCTCGGTTCAGCATGTTGACAAACCAT TCCTCCCAGTTTCTCCCCAAGCTCAGTTCCAGGTCCAGGTCCAGGAGGAGGATGAGCAGGGCATGTGTGTGGCAGAGCAGGAACTGACCAGTGAGGATGACATTGACAGGCAGCAGGAAACTATGACCTTGGTCCGCAAGCTGAGAGTGGTGGATGTTTTGGAAAAGAGGCTGAGGGAAGTTAGGGATTTAGATGAAAGGCTCCAGGAAATGGATGAGACAGCAGAGCTACTTCAGGAAGTAATAGAAGAGGAATTGGGTAAGGAAGAGGTAGATAAGTTGAGACAGGAAAAGGATGATATGgagcagaaagaaagaatacAATTTGAAGGTTTAACAGAAACATTCTTGAGAAAGTCTGTGAGGACGATAGACATAAAAGAGGATGAATTGGAAGAGCAAATAAAACAGGTGTTTTTAAAAGGCTTGGTACTTGAAGAGGAAGACGGCGAGGTGAAGCAGCAGAGTGAAAAGGAAGTGACGGATAAGATGTCAGATGATGGCTTGAGAGAGAAGCTACGCCAGCTAGAAAGGGAATGGAAAGACGAGGTGGAGGAGAAGTTGAAGTCTGGATCTTCAGATGTCTCGAGTACCACTTCTGTAGTAGCATACCAGAAAGTGGAGCTTAGGACTAAGAAGAGAGTGACTATTGTAGAAGAGAGAGGGCAGAACGGAATAGAAAAGGTGCAGGTACAGCGTGATGAAATGTCAGAGGAGAGTCTAGATAAAGATGGGACATTGTGTAAGACAGAAATGCTGGAGGAGATAACTGAGAGAGAAGTCACAGAGAGGCTTCAGGCTGAGGATCAATCTCAGGTGGCAGATAAGGACGTCTGGTTCATACTTTTTGACCGCCCTCCATGCAGAGCTGTTTTTAAACCACCAG TTACCACTGTGGAACGTACTCAGGTGGATGAAGGCGAGTATTTCAACTCACAGACTGAGATTACAACAGTTGAGGAGAAAACAGAGATTATAGTAGAAGCGAGACAAACAAGAGAAGAGGAAATATGGCGTGTACCAGAGATCCCACCACCACACACCATCACAGAAAGAGATGATGACTGGTTTGTGTTGCTGGATGCTGTTCCCAGAGAAACATCTTATGTACCACCAG TTACCTTGAAGGGAAGAGACCAAATGGGTGCAGAAaggtttgtctctgtctctgaggaGGAGAGTAGAGAAGTAGTGTCTGAAGAGAGAAAGATAATAGAAGAGGTGCCAAGACATCTACAAGAAATCCCACAACAGCCAGTGACCAACAGAGATGATGACTGGTTTGTGTTGCTAGATGTTGTTCCCAGAAAAAGGCCATATGTACCCCCAG TTACCTTGACGGGAAGAGACCAGATGGGTCCAGAAAGTTTTGTCTCTGTGGCTCTAGCTGCAGCCGAGGAGGAGATTAAAGAAGTAGTAACTATAGAAGAGTCACAGAGACATCTACAAGAAATCCCACAACAGCCATTGACCGACAGAGATGATGACTGGTTTGTTTTGCTGGATGTTGTTCCCAGAGAACCATCATATGTACCACCAG TTGCTGTTGCAGAGCGTGTTAAAATGTCCCCAGAAGAACGTGTCTCTCTGGTTGAAATAACAACCATTGAGCGGAGGGAAAAAAGAGTGGAGATTATGGCAgaagacacagaaataaaagtgCTGAGTGAAAAGCAAGTAGTAGCACTGCCACAGGCTGTGAGAGCTATAGAAGATGATTGGTTTGTGCTGCTGGATGTTCCCACCAGAGAATCATCATATGTGCCACCAG TTACCATGGTCGAGTATGTTCAGGTTTATCCTGAAGAAAGCGTTTCTACTGTGGCTGAAACGATAACAGTAGAGTCGAGGAAGGAGGCTGTAGTTGAAGAGATTGTGGTGCAAAAAGAGGACAGAGGACAGCAGAAAGTATCCCAGCCAGTCAGAGAAAGAGATGATGACTGGTTTCTTCTGCTGGATGTTGTTCCCAGAGAAACGTCCTATGTACCCCCAG TTTCTCTGGCAGTACCGAGCCAGATTCATCCAAGTGTTCAACCTCAACGAATTGAAGTGATAAGCATAGAGCAAAAGCTGCAGCATGTTGATCTTAAACCGATTAGACTGCAGCCTTCCCAGCCACTGTCAGAAAGAGATGATGACTGGTTTGTGCTGTTTGATGCTATTTGTGAAGAGGCAGTCATACTTCCATCAG TTACTCCTGTTGAGATTATTCCGGATATGAGCAAGATGTTTAAGGTTGAGGTGACTACCACAGAGACTAGAACATGGAAGAAGATGATAATTGGTGTGGACAGCCGGCAAGATGTGACACATCTGTCTGAAATTAGAACCGGCAAAATTGCATTGTCatcagagagagaaggaggagatgaTTGGTTTGCCCTGTTTGACATCATCCGCGAAAAGCCTGTTTTCATACCGCCAG TTGCTGTGGTTGAGCGTATTGTGGATGTGGTGGCAGTCACTGAACCGAAACCCAAATTCATCATGGAAGACGTGAGGCCCCCTGTGAAGTTGGTGGAGATGAAACCGAGACCGGTGGATGACGACTGGTTTGTGCAGCTAAATGTTGCAGCAAAAGTACCAG CAACTGTGGAGGAACGTATCCGTACGCATCCTGAAGTAAGACCAGCTAAAGAGTTTGCAGCCGTAGAGCAGAGAGCACGGCAGAGAATTACTATAGTGGAGGATATGTGGCAGCAGACGAAGGCTGTACAGCAGAAACCGCGTCCAGCAGTGAGAGAGGTGGAAGATAATTGGTTTATTCTTCTGGATATGGCCACTAAGAAATCAG TCGCTGTCCCTGAGCGCATCCACTTCCCAGCAGAGGTGAAAGTTCCAACTGCTGTGGCCAAAACAAGGATTTCCGAGAGGACACCACAGTTTGAGAAACGGATCCTGGAGGAAAGACGTCCACTCACACAAACCCATGTCAACGATGATTGGTTTGTTCTGCTAGATGTTGGCCTCAAAGAGTCAG TGGTGATTCCACAGAAGGGCACCCGTCCTGTCAGCGCTCCAGTCTTCTCCCAGGCTGCTCTGGCTGAGGCAGGGATCCCCATGGACCTCCTCGAACAGCCCCAGACCTCCACTCCAATCAGGACCAGCTGGCAGGAGGAAAGAAAGCTGGAGGTCACTGTAGAAGCTGTGGAGCCTTCAAAAATCGAGACTGTGGCTGAGGTTAAG CCAGCAGCGTGGAGGGACCAGCGAGAAGTAGACTCTTCCCTGATAACCACCATCAATGGGGACATTCAG CACAAGTCTGAGGTGACGAGCACGGAGGTGGTGCGAATGCGAAAG aAAAGAGCTAAGAAAATTGAGGGTGACTCAATTTATGAGAGACATAGCCTTTTAATGTTGGAG GAGTTCAATAAGCCTCAGGAGGACCTGCTCCGGCACCATGCCAGCATCAGTGAGCTGAAGAGGAACTTCATGGAAGCCGCCCCAGAGACCAGGCCCAGTGAGTGGGACAAGCGCCTGTCCACGCACTCTCCGTTCCGTACCCTGGGTATCAATGGTCAGCCTCTGCCCAGTGCAGATGGG AGCATTAGCTTCCTTTGCAATGGTTCAGCGACAAAGACTACACATGAGGAAACCAGCAGCAATTTGGGCTTTTCCGGCATACCAAGGCCTACTGTAAGCCACAAGAGTGCATCTGATGGTGTTGAAGCCCACGGTGCTACAGTTGAGGAGGAGTCATGTGATCAGGGAGAGGTTGTAGTTTTTGAGACCTCTTTGGTGCCCATCCTAGAGGTGGAGATGGCGCAGCTGCCTCCCTCCCTCGACCCATGCTGTAAAGCTTTAGATGGGACGCTGGAGGAAGATGGATCGTGTACCGAAGTGTCGGAGTGCTCTGGAAAGATAGCTGGATCTTTCCCGGCTTCCTATTTCAGGGGCGATGGTCCACAGGTCGTACGCTGCTTCCAG CCCCCTCTGGTGCAGACCCAGACAGTCACCATCACAGCTGTCTCCAACTCCTTACCCAGTGGCATCTCCACCACAGAGGTCCCTATCGTCCCGACCAAGAGCATCATCTATGAGTCTTCAAAG gTGGCAGTAGATGGGACAGACGAGGACAAGGATAACACAACTGTGTCCAGCTCCAAGACCGTTACCTCTGAGACTACCAGTGGCACCACAGTCACCACCACTACCACTCACATCTCAAAG GTAGTAAAAGTCGGATCTTCGGAGACTCGCATGGAGAAGAGAATCGTCATCACTGCTGACTCCGACATCGACCAAGCTGAG GAGAAAGACGGCGGAGCATCAGCATTGTAA